The following coding sequences are from one Cygnus olor isolate bCygOlo1 chromosome 2, bCygOlo1.pri.v2, whole genome shotgun sequence window:
- the LOC121064328 gene encoding macrophage mannose receptor 1-like, whose protein sequence is MKHLAMAVCLLLAFLFSFSTSLQVPDSGKFLIYNEDSKLCAQAQNTSSVITATCDEHNEFQQFRWISAMQLLSMGMKLCLGALAKDDEVAVTLETCNRTNELQQWGCRNETLAIKGNDLFLNYGKGKGKKIRLSKGTGKGSRWKIHGTTDSVCSRHYEDMYTLGGNTFGAPCVFPFKLNGKWYAECIARSDDADSLWCATSSDFDKDQRFGYCPLKDTIHKDFWKTNPLTGTYYQINSNSLLTWHQAKKSCQQQNAELLSVTDLHEEMFLLGLTNDLGFNAKLWTGLVNRLNSGWEWTGSSPFRYLNWAPGNPSVEPIKICGTFQGRNGKWENQACDRKLGYICQKRNSSTVDSSTIASGDIKPVKCPREWVAYIGHCYRIYRTPKIWKQAQSSCRKEDGDLTSIHNIEEYSFIVSQLGYKPDDELWIGLNDFRFQMYFEWSDGTPVTYTKWHHNQPTHTRNKADCIVMNGEDGAWADSACETKLGYICKRKPLPEESGEAEVTYPGCQKGWMKHGFYCYSIGQLPATFSEAKQICEENKAHLATVTDRYEQAFLTSVIGFNPAKHFWIGLSDTEEEGTFKWASGDAVIFTHWNVGMPGREPGCVAMGTGTSAGLWDILNCGEKNMFLCKQLVEGVTPPPPPTNPPLPSCLEGWHSVPQSSFCFKIFQRGREKMETWFGARDFCRAIGGDLACVHSEEEQNLIAGMKRDYLHLSYWMGLSALDSDGGFTWSDGSPVNFEKWANGEPNNYDGNEKCGVFNGYNDMNWNDLFCEHMQDYVCQIKKGASLKPEPTYTFDYEYIVSEDDWIIYNHKEYYFSKEAMAMEKARDYCKKNGGDLAIIEGESERTFLWKYIFYKDWGNNFYIGLSVSLDKTFRWMDGTPVNYVAWAPNEPNFANNDENCVVMYTQTGTWNDLNCGSVELFICERLNRTVRPTTAPTTPPPKGGCPEDWLLFDNKCFKVFGLDENDTLTWHAARNNCINFGGNLATISKKETQAFLMSLLKNAATDAWVGLNDINQEHVYLWTDGSPVYYTNWAKGSRSYYSKDDCVSMMKNPIEQAGKWKDEECKASKSYICQKNSDPKLQNSQPTVPMFGFNNYGDDRYAVINYKMSWEEAQKNCRDQYAELASILDPYAESYLWLQILKHGEPVWIGLNSNTTRGRYMWSDRRRSRYHNWASGEPNKNTACAYLDLDGFWKTTSCNETFLSLCKQSDELIPSEPPQLPGKCPEPKRGRSWIPFRGHCYYVHTTSEESWPDASMMCIQMGASLVSIEDPAELNFLLLYLSPLASDFRRFWIGLFKNIDGEWLWADRSVVEYVNWEKGKPTVIFDEHCVDMDVSSGAWRNYYCSVDQNFICKIPKIIEVEPTHDSSINKASKREAAASSSHSLSVMIVILIFLLLAGTGLTVYFFYKKRHEQKTITASFDNTIYCGDTDPGTHESRCLVTNIEENEQATV, encoded by the exons ATGAAACACCTGGCAATGGCtgtctgcctgctcctggcttttctcttttcctttagcaCATCTCTTCAAGTGCCTG ATAGCGGAAAATTTCTAATCTATAACGAAGACAGCAAGCTCTGTGCCCAAGCTCAGAACACTAGCTCGGTCATAACTGCCACTTGTGATGAGCACAACGAGTTCCAGCAGTTCAGGTGGATCTCTGCCATGCAGCTGCTCAGCATGGGGATGAAGCTGTGCCTGGGAGCACTTGCCAAGGACGATGAGGTTGCCGTCACACTGGAAACCTGCAACAGGACGAACGAGCTTCAGCAGTGGGGATGTAGAAATGAAACCCTTGCAATTAAAGGCAATGATTTATTTCTCAACTATggcaaagggaaggggaagaaaatcaggCTGTCCAAAGGAACAGGCAAAGGGAGCAGGTGGAAAATCCATGGAACCACAGACAGCGTGTGCTCCCGGCACTATGAGG ATATGTATACACTGGGAGGAAATACTTTTGGTGCTCCTTGTGTGTTCCCTTTCAAACTCAATGGTAAATGGTACGCAGAGTGCATCGCTCGGAGTGATGATGCAGACTCTCTCTGGTGTGCAACTTCTTCGGATTTTGATAAAGACCAACGTTTTGGATATTGCCCATTAAAAG aCACCATCCACAAAgacttttggaaaacaaatccTTTGACAGGAACCTACTATCAGATAAACTCAAACTCACTTCTGACATGGCACCAAGCAAAgaaaagctgccagcagcagaatgCAGAATTGTTAAGTGTTACGGACCttcatgaagaaatgtttttattag GCCTCACTAATGATCTGGGTTTCAATGCCAAGCTCTGGACTGGTCTTGTCAATAGACTTAACAGTGGCTGGGAATGGACTGGGAGTAGTCCTTTCAGATATCTAAACTGGGCTCCAG GAAATCCGTCTGTGGAACCTATAAAAATCTGTGGGACATTCCAAGGCAGGAATGGCAAATGGGAAAACCAGGCCTGTGATCGGAAACTGGGATATATTTGCCAAAAGAGAAACTCCTCCACTGTGGATTCTTCCACTATTGCCTCAG gtGACATTAAGCCTGTTAAGTGTCCCAGAGAATGGGTGGCCTATATAGGCCATTGCTACAGAATTTACAGAACACCCAAAATATGGAAACAAGCCCAGTCATCTTGTAGAAAAGAAGATGGAGACCTGACGAGTATTCATAATATTGAGGAGTACAGTTTTATAGTGTCTCAGCTTGGGTACA AGCCAGATGATGAGCTGTGGATCGGTCTAAATGACTTCAGgtttcaaatgtattttgaatgGAGTGATGGGACACCTGTGACGTACACCAAGTGGCATCACAACCAGCCGACCCATACAAGGAATAAGGCAGACTGCATTGTTATGAATGGAGAG GATGGAGCTTGGGCTGACAGTGCTTGTGAAACAAAACTTGGTTACATCTGTAAACGAAAACCTTTGCCAGAAGAGTCAGGGGAAGCTGAGGTTACTTACCCGGGCTGCCAGAAA GGCTGGATGAAGCACGGCTTTTACTGTTACTCCATTGGGCAGTTACcagcaacattttcagaagcaaaacaaatctgtgaagaaaataaagctcatCTGGCTACTGTGACTGACAG ATATGAACAGGCTTTTTTGACTTCTGTAATTGGATTTAAtccagcaaaacatttctggatTGGCCTCTCAGACACGGAAGAGGAGGGGACATTCAAGTGGGCTAGTGGGGACGCGGTCATCTTCACCCACTGGAATGTAGGAATGCCAG GAAGGGAGCCAGGCTGCGTGGCCATGGGAACAGGAACTTCAGCTGGATTATGGGATATTCTcaactgtggagaaaaaaatatgtttctgtgcAAGCAGCTGGTGGAAGGAGTGACCCCTCCACCCCCTCCAACAAATCCCCCCCTCCCGTCCTGCCTGGAGGGGTGGCATTCTGTTCCTCAGAGCAGCTTTTGCTTCAAA atttttcagaGAGGACGGGAGAAGATGGAAACATGGTTTGGAGCAAGAGATTTTTGCAGAGCCATTGGAGGAGATCTGGCATGTGTTCACAGTGAAGAAGAACAAAATCTAATAGCTGGCAT GAAGAGAGATTATCTTCACTTGTCTTACTGGATGGGTTTAAGTGCTTTGGACTCTGATGGAGGATTTACATGGAGTGACGGCTCACCA gtaaattttgaaaaatgggcAAATGGAGAACCAAACAATTATGATGGGAATGAAAAATGTGGAGTGTTTAATGGCTACAATGATATGAACtggaatgatttattttgtgaacATATGCAGGACTATGTTTGCCaaataaaaaaag GAGCATCGTTGAAACCAGAGCCTACATACACATTCG ATTATGAATATATTGTTAGCGAAGATGACTGGATAATATATAATCACAAGGAATACTACTTCAGCAAGGAAGCAATGGCTATGGAAAAAGCGAGGGACTACTGCAAGAAGAACGGTGGTGATCTTGCCATCATTGAGGGTGAAAgtgaaagaacatttctttggaaatat aTTTTCTATAAAGATTGGGGAAATAACTTCTATATTGGCTTAAGTGTGAGCCTTGATAAGACATTCCG atggatggatggaacTCCTGTCAACTATGTTGCCTGGGCTCCAAATGAACCCAACTTTGCAAATAATGATGAAAACTGTGTGGTCATGTATACCCAAACAG GTACATGGAATGATCTAAACTGTGGCAGTGTTGAATTATTCATCTGTGAAAGGCTTAACAGAACTGTTCGCCCAACTACTGCTCccaccacaccaccaccaaaggGTGGGTGTCCAGAAGACTGGCTTCTCTTTGATAACAAG tgtttcaaagtATTCGGCCTTGATGAAAATGATACACTGACGTGGCACGCTGCACGGAACAATTGTATTAATTTTGGAGGAAACCTGGCTACTatttcaaaaaaggaaacacaag ctttcctCATGTCCCTCTTAAAAAATGCTGCAACTGATGCCTGGGTTGGACTGAATGATATAAATCAGGAGCACGTATATTTATGGACAGACGGAAGCCCAGTTTACTACACAAATTGGGCAAAAGGTTCCCGAAGTTATTATAGTAAG GATGACTGTGTCTCTATGATGAAGAACCCTATTGAACAGGCAGGGAAATGGAAAGATGAAGAATGTAAAGCAAGCAAAAGCTACATATGCCAGAAAAACAGTG ACCCTAAACTGCAAAATTCCCAACCCACGGTCCCAATGTTCGGCTTTAACAATTACGGTGATGACCGCTATGCAGTCATCAACTACAAAATGAGCTGGGAAGAGGCACAGAAGAACTGCAGAGACCAATATGCAGAACTTGCCAGCATTCTGGATCCTTATGCTGAATCCTACCTGTGGTTACAAATATTAAAGCACGGGGAGCCTGTATGGATTGGTCTTAACAGCAACACA ACTCGTGGCCGTTACATGTGGTCAGATAGAAGGAGGAGCAGGTATCATAACTGGGCCAGTGGAGAgccaaataaaaacacagcctgTGCCTATCTAGATCTGGACGGTTTTTGGAAGACAACATCTtgcaatgaaacatttttatctctCTGTAAACAATCTGATG AGTTAATCCCTAGTGAACCACCACAGCTTCCTGGAAAGTGTCCTGAACCGAAGCGTGGTAGATCTTGGATTCCCTTCCGTGGCCATTGCTACTATGTTCACACCACTTCCGAAGAAAGCTGGCCTGATGCTTCCATGATGTGTATTCAGATGG gTGCTTCTCTGGTTTCCATAGAAGATCCAGCTGAACTGAACTTCCTTTTACTTTACTTGTCTCCACTTGCAAGTGACTTCAGAAGGTTTTGGATAGgattattcaaaaatattgatg GGGAATGGTTATGGGCAGACAGAAGTGTGGTAGAATACGTCAACTGGGAGAAAGGAAAGCCTACAGTAATTTTTGATGAACACTGTGTTGACATGGATGTCTCAAGTGGAGCCTGGAGGAACTATTACTGCTCTGTTGACCagaattttatttgcaaaatccCCAAAA ttattgAAGTTGAACCAACCCATGACTCATCCATCAATAAAG catcaaaaagagaagctgctgcttcatcCTCACATAGTTTAAGTGTGATGATTGTTATACTGATCTTCCTACTGCTAGCAGGAACTGGCCTTACAGTCTATTTTTTCTATAAGAAAAGACACgaacagaaaacaattacagCCAGTTTTGACAATACTATATACTGTGGTGATACTGACCCTGGAACTCATGAATCAAGGTGTCTTGTGACCaatattgaagaaaatgaacaggcAACAGTTTAA